Proteins from a single region of Shinella zoogloeoides:
- a CDS encoding aspartate kinase — translation MARIVMKFGGTSVADLDRIHNVARHVKREVDAGHEVAVVVSAMSGKTNELVAWVQNMPKVTGASSPFYDAREYDAIVASGELVTAGLLAIALQSMGVNARSWQGWQIPIRTDNAHGAARILDIDGAEMVRRMGEGQVAVVAGFQGLGPDNRVATLGRGGSDTSAVAIAAAVKADRCDIYTDVDGVYTTDPRIEPKARRLKKIAFEEMLEMASLGAKVLQVRSVELAMVHKVRTFVRSSFEDPDAPGMGDLLNPPGTLICDEDEIVEQEVVTGIAYAKDEAQISLRRVADRPGVSAAIFGPLAEAHINVDMIVQNISEDGSKTDMTFTIPSGDMEKAIKVLEGAKEQVGFDVIQHETGLVKVSVIGIGMRSHAGVAASAFRALAEKGINIKAITTSEIKISILIDGPYAELAVRTLHSVYGLDKK, via the coding sequence ATGGCACGCATCGTGATGAAATTCGGCGGAACGTCCGTCGCTGACCTCGACCGTATCCACAATGTTGCCCGTCATGTGAAACGCGAGGTCGATGCCGGCCACGAGGTCGCCGTCGTCGTTTCGGCCATGTCCGGCAAGACGAACGAACTGGTCGCCTGGGTGCAGAACATGCCGAAGGTGACGGGCGCCAGCTCGCCCTTCTACGATGCGCGCGAATATGACGCCATCGTCGCCTCGGGCGAACTCGTCACCGCCGGCCTGCTGGCCATCGCGCTTCAGTCGATGGGCGTCAACGCCCGCTCCTGGCAGGGCTGGCAGATTCCGATCCGCACCGACAACGCGCATGGCGCGGCCCGCATTCTCGACATCGACGGCGCGGAAATGGTCCGCCGCATGGGCGAAGGCCAGGTTGCCGTCGTCGCCGGCTTCCAGGGCCTTGGCCCGGACAACCGCGTCGCCACGCTTGGCCGCGGCGGCTCGGACACGTCCGCCGTCGCCATCGCCGCCGCCGTCAAGGCGGACCGCTGCGATATCTATACCGACGTCGACGGCGTCTACACGACCGACCCGCGCATCGAGCCGAAGGCTCGCCGCCTGAAGAAGATCGCCTTCGAGGAGATGCTCGAAATGGCCTCGCTCGGCGCTAAGGTCTTGCAGGTGCGCTCGGTCGAGCTTGCCATGGTGCATAAGGTGCGCACCTTCGTGCGCTCCTCTTTCGAGGACCCCGATGCGCCGGGCATGGGCGATCTTCTGAACCCGCCCGGTACGCTGATTTGTGATGAGGATGAGATCGTGGAACAGGAAGTCGTAACCGGCATCGCCTATGCCAAGGATGAAGCGCAGATCTCGCTCCGCCGCGTCGCCGACCGGCCGGGCGTTTCGGCCGCGATCTTCGGCCCGCTGGCCGAGGCCCATATCAATGTCGACATGATCGTCCAGAACATTTCCGAGGACGGCTCGAAGACCGACATGACCTTCACCATCCCCTCGGGCGACATGGAGAAGGCGATCAAGGTTCTCGAGGGCGCCAAGGAACAGGTCGGCTTCGACGTGATCCAGCACGAGACGGGCCTTGTGAAGGTCTCGGTCATCGGCATCGGCATGCGCAGCCATGCGGGCGTCGCCGCCTCGGCCTTCCGTGCGCTGGCCGAGAAGGGCATCAACATCAAGGCCATCACGACCTCCGAGATCAAGATCTCCATCCTGATCGACGGCCCCTATGCGGAACTCGCCGTTCGGACTTTGCATTCCGTCTACGGTCTCGATAAGAAGTAA
- a CDS encoding ABC transporter substrate-binding protein: protein MRKQLLTTTAAMLLAFTGSAFADMDAAKKFLDTEIGDLSSLDRASQEKEMQWFVDAAKPFAGMEIKVVSETITTHEYESKVLAPAFTAITGIKITHDLIGEGDVVEKLQTQMQSGENIYDGYINDSDLIGTHWRYNQARPLSDFMANEGKDVTNPNLDIDDFIGKSFTTAPDGKLYQLPDQQFANLYWFRYDWFNDEKNKADFKAKYGYDLGVPVNWSAYEDIAEFFTGREIDGKKVYGHMDYGKKDPSLGWRFTDAWLSMAGNGDRGIPNGLPVDEWGIKVDEKSRPVGSCVARGGDTNGPAAVYSIQKYLDWMKAYAPAAAGGMTFSEAGPVPAQGDIAQQIFTYTAFTADFVKPGLPVVNEDGTPKWRFAPSPHGVYWKDGMKLGYQDAGSWTLMKSTPDDRAKAAWLYAQFVTSKTVDVKKSHVGLTFIRQSTLDHKSFTDRAPKLGGLIEFYRSPARLQWSPTGTNIPDYPKLAQLWWQAIGDASSGAKTSQEAMDSLCAEQEKVLERLERAGVQGDIGPKLAEEHDIEFWNKDAVAKGNLAPQLKIENEKEKPQTVNYDELVKSWQK, encoded by the coding sequence ATGCGAAAGCAACTTCTGACGACGACGGCGGCCATGCTGCTGGCGTTTACCGGTTCCGCATTCGCGGACATGGATGCCGCCAAGAAGTTCCTGGATACGGAGATCGGCGACCTGTCCTCGCTGGATCGCGCCAGCCAGGAAAAGGAAATGCAGTGGTTCGTCGACGCCGCCAAGCCGTTCGCCGGCATGGAGATCAAGGTGGTCTCGGAAACGATCACCACGCATGAATACGAATCGAAGGTCCTTGCGCCGGCCTTCACCGCCATCACCGGCATCAAGATCACGCACGACCTGATCGGCGAGGGCGACGTCGTCGAAAAGCTCCAGACGCAGATGCAGTCGGGCGAGAACATCTATGACGGCTACATCAACGACTCGGACTTGATCGGCACCCACTGGCGCTACAACCAGGCCCGTCCGCTGAGCGACTTCATGGCCAATGAAGGCAAGGACGTTACCAACCCGAACCTCGACATCGACGACTTCATCGGCAAGTCCTTCACGACCGCGCCGGACGGCAAGCTCTACCAGCTTCCCGACCAGCAGTTCGCGAACCTCTACTGGTTCCGCTACGACTGGTTCAACGATGAGAAGAACAAGGCCGACTTCAAGGCGAAATACGGCTACGACCTCGGCGTTCCGGTCAACTGGTCCGCTTACGAGGACATCGCCGAGTTCTTCACCGGCCGCGAGATCGACGGCAAGAAGGTCTATGGCCACATGGACTACGGCAAGAAGGACCCGTCGCTCGGCTGGCGCTTCACCGACGCCTGGCTCTCGATGGCCGGTAACGGCGACCGCGGCATTCCGAACGGCCTGCCGGTCGACGAATGGGGCATCAAGGTCGACGAGAAGTCGCGTCCGGTCGGTTCGTGCGTTGCCCGCGGCGGCGACACCAACGGCCCGGCTGCCGTCTACTCGATCCAGAAGTACCTCGACTGGATGAAGGCCTACGCACCGGCAGCCGCCGGCGGCATGACCTTCTCGGAAGCGGGTCCCGTTCCCGCGCAGGGCGACATCGCGCAGCAGATCTTCACCTATACGGCGTTCACCGCCGACTTCGTGAAGCCCGGCCTGCCGGTCGTGAACGAGGACGGCACGCCGAAGTGGCGCTTCGCTCCCTCGCCGCATGGCGTCTACTGGAAGGACGGCATGAAGCTCGGCTATCAGGACGCCGGTTCCTGGACGCTCATGAAGTCCACCCCGGACGACCGCGCCAAGGCCGCCTGGCTCTATGCGCAGTTCGTGACCTCCAAGACCGTCGACGTGAAGAAGAGCCATGTCGGCCTCACCTTCATCCGTCAGTCCACGCTCGACCACAAGTCCTTCACGGACCGTGCGCCGAAGCTTGGCGGCCTGATCGAGTTCTACCGTTCGCCGGCCCGTCTGCAGTGGTCGCCGACCGGCACGAACATCCCGGACTATCCGAAGCTGGCCCAGCTCTGGTGGCAGGCGATCGGCGATGCCTCTTCCGGCGCCAAGACGTCGCAGGAAGCCATGGACTCGCTGTGCGCCGAACAGGAAAAGGTGCTGGAACGCCTGGAGCGCGCCGGCGTTCAGGGCGATATCGGCCCGAAGCTTGCCGAGGAGCACGACATCGAGTTCTGGAACAAGGATGCGGTCGCGAAGGGCAACCTCGCTCCGCAGCTCAAGATCGAGAACGAGAAGGAAAAGCCGCAGACGGTCAACTACGACGAACTCGTCAAGAGCTGGCAGAAGTAA
- a CDS encoding DUF2160 domain-containing protein, whose product MATVANRNNRWPVALAAVLVIYAVIAGLLVMALPVKDGARDWFASLIPGGWMAWSFPTAMFFLTIFLLIALMAVWEYARPGGSPRVGILRFETTRGDRLFVSLLGSAFIHLAWLGLVGPNLWWALALSVVYAIGVFRFV is encoded by the coding sequence ATGGCCACCGTCGCCAACCGCAACAACCGCTGGCCGGTCGCGCTCGCCGCCGTGCTCGTCATCTACGCCGTCATCGCCGGGCTTCTCGTCATGGCGCTTCCCGTCAAGGACGGCGCGCGCGACTGGTTCGCCTCGCTCATTCCGGGCGGCTGGATGGCCTGGTCGTTCCCGACGGCCATGTTCTTCCTGACGATCTTCCTGCTGATCGCGCTGATGGCGGTCTGGGAATATGCCCGGCCGGGCGGTTCGCCGCGCGTCGGCATCCTGCGCTTCGAGACGACCCGCGGCGACCGGCTCTTCGTGTCGCTGCTCGGCTCGGCGTTCATTCATCTCGCATGGCTGGGGCTTGTCGGCCCCAACCTGTGGTGGGCTCTTGCCTTGTCCGTGGTCTACGCCATCGGCGTTTTCCGCTTCGTGTAA
- a CDS encoding carbohydrate ABC transporter permease, with amino-acid sequence MTSQATTATTLPTGAVSNAGARATGKRDLSWIVPTLYIVFLMLPIYWLVNMSFKTNQEITGTFSLWPQQPTLRNYAVIFTDPAWYSGYINSIIYVVLNTLISISVALPAAYAFSRYRFLGDKHLFFWLLTNRMAPPAVFALPFFQLYSAFGLIDTHIAVAIAHCLFNVPLAVWILEGFMSGVPKEIDETAYIDGYSFPKFFAKIFVPLIASGIGVAAFFCFMFSWVELLIARTLTTTDAKPIAATMTRTVSASGMDWGVLAAAGVLTIIPGALVIYFVRNYIAKGFALGRV; translated from the coding sequence ATGACCTCACAGGCAACCACCGCAACTACGCTTCCGACGGGCGCCGTCAGCAATGCCGGCGCCAGGGCGACCGGCAAGCGCGATCTTTCCTGGATCGTGCCGACGCTCTACATCGTCTTCCTGATGCTGCCGATCTACTGGCTCGTCAACATGAGCTTCAAGACGAACCAGGAGATCACCGGCACCTTCTCGCTTTGGCCGCAGCAGCCGACGCTCCGCAACTACGCCGTCATCTTCACCGATCCGGCCTGGTATTCGGGTTATATCAACTCGATCATCTATGTGGTGCTGAACACGCTCATCTCGATATCCGTGGCGCTGCCGGCAGCCTATGCCTTCTCGCGCTACCGGTTCCTCGGCGACAAGCACCTCTTCTTCTGGCTGCTGACCAACCGCATGGCGCCGCCGGCCGTCTTCGCGCTGCCCTTCTTCCAGCTCTACTCGGCCTTCGGCCTGATCGATACGCATATCGCCGTCGCCATCGCGCACTGCCTGTTCAACGTGCCGCTCGCCGTCTGGATCCTCGAGGGCTTCATGTCGGGCGTGCCGAAGGAGATCGACGAGACCGCCTATATCGACGGCTACTCGTTCCCGAAATTCTTCGCGAAGATCTTCGTGCCGTTGATCGCCTCCGGTATCGGTGTCGCCGCCTTCTTCTGCTTCATGTTCTCCTGGGTCGAACTCCTGATCGCCCGCACGCTGACGACGACGGACGCAAAGCCGATTGCTGCCACGATGACGCGCACGGTCTCGGCCTCGGGCATGGACTGGGGCGTGCTCGCCGCCGCCGGCGTGCTGACCATCATTCCCGGCGCGCTCGTGATCTACTTCGTCCGCAACTACATCGCCAAGGGCTTCGCCCTGGGGAGGGTCTGA
- a CDS encoding carbohydrate ABC transporter permease → MNKTWNNKAWFMVLPVLLLVAFSAVIPLMTVVNYSVQDTFGNNQFFWNGVGWFSDVLESDRFWQALGRNLLFSGIILAIQIPLGILIALNMPKKGLGVPVCLVLMALPLLIPWNVVGTIWQVFGRVDIGLLGRTLDALGISYNYVNNVFDAWVTLIVMDVWHWTSLVVLLCYAGLVSIPEAYYQAAKIDGASRWAVFRYIQLPKMKRVLLIAFLLRFMDSFMIYTEPFVVTGGGPGNSTTFLSIDLVKMAIGQFDLGPAAAMSIIYFLIILLLSWIFYTVMTSSDEQA, encoded by the coding sequence ATGAACAAGACCTGGAACAACAAGGCCTGGTTCATGGTCCTGCCCGTCCTGCTGCTCGTCGCCTTCTCGGCGGTGATCCCGCTGATGACGGTGGTGAACTATTCGGTGCAGGATACGTTCGGCAACAACCAGTTCTTCTGGAACGGCGTCGGCTGGTTTTCGGACGTGCTGGAATCCGACCGCTTCTGGCAGGCGCTCGGGCGTAACCTGCTCTTCTCCGGCATCATCCTCGCGATCCAGATTCCGCTCGGCATCCTGATCGCGCTGAACATGCCGAAGAAGGGCCTCGGCGTGCCGGTCTGCCTCGTGCTGATGGCGCTGCCACTGCTCATTCCGTGGAACGTCGTCGGCACGATCTGGCAGGTCTTCGGCCGCGTCGATATCGGCCTGCTCGGCCGCACGCTGGATGCGCTCGGCATCAGCTACAACTACGTCAACAACGTCTTCGACGCCTGGGTCACGCTGATCGTCATGGACGTCTGGCACTGGACGAGCCTCGTCGTGCTGCTCTGCTATGCCGGCCTCGTCTCGATCCCGGAGGCCTATTACCAGGCAGCCAAGATCGACGGCGCATCGCGCTGGGCCGTGTTCCGCTACATCCAGCTTCCGAAGATGAAGCGCGTCCTGCTCATCGCCTTCCTGCTGCGCTTCATGGACAGCTTCATGATCTATACCGAACCCTTCGTCGTCACCGGCGGCGGTCCGGGCAACTCGACCACGTTCCTTTCGATCGACCTCGTCAAGATGGCGATCGGCCAGTTCGACCTTGGCCCGGCCGCGGCCATGTCCATCATCTACTTCCTGATCATCCTGCTGCTGTCGTGGATATTCTACACGGTCATGACCAGCAGCGACGAACAGGCGTGA
- a CDS encoding ABC transporter ATP-binding protein, translating to MARINLDHIRHAYGQKPKSEADYSLKEVHHEWNDGGAYALLGPSGCGKTTLLNIISGLLQPSEGRILFDGRDVTYLSTQERNIAQVFQFPVIYDTMTVYDNLAFPLRNRGVAEPEVDRRVRDILEMIDLAGWAKKTARGLTADQKQKISLGRGLVRNDVNAILFDEPLTVIDPHMKWVLRSQLKKLHRQFGFTMVYVTHDQTEALTFADKVVVMYDGQIVQIGTPAELFEKPRHTFVGYFIGSPGMNVLPAAIDGSSIKVGEETLDLGYKPDIAAGARTELGIRPEFISLSRDGMPVSISKVEDIGRQKIVRAEFAGKPIAIVVPEDGEIPADPRVTFDPAAINIYADSWRVGREG from the coding sequence ATGGCACGCATCAATCTCGATCATATCCGCCACGCCTACGGCCAGAAGCCGAAGTCGGAAGCGGATTACTCTCTGAAGGAAGTCCATCACGAGTGGAACGACGGCGGCGCCTATGCGCTGCTCGGCCCCTCGGGTTGCGGCAAGACCACGCTGCTCAACATCATCTCGGGCCTGTTGCAGCCCTCCGAGGGCCGCATCCTGTTCGACGGCAGGGACGTCACGTATCTGTCGACGCAGGAGCGCAACATCGCGCAGGTCTTCCAGTTCCCGGTCATCTACGACACGATGACGGTGTACGACAATCTGGCCTTCCCGCTGCGCAACCGCGGCGTGGCCGAACCGGAAGTCGACCGCCGCGTGCGTGACATCCTCGAGATGATCGATCTTGCCGGCTGGGCGAAGAAGACGGCGCGGGGCCTGACCGCCGACCAGAAGCAGAAGATTTCGCTGGGCCGCGGCCTCGTGCGCAACGACGTCAACGCCATCCTCTTCGACGAGCCGCTGACCGTCATCGACCCGCATATGAAGTGGGTGCTGCGTTCGCAGCTCAAGAAGCTGCACCGCCAGTTCGGCTTCACCATGGTCTATGTCACGCACGACCAGACCGAGGCGCTGACTTTCGCCGACAAGGTCGTTGTCATGTATGACGGCCAGATCGTGCAGATCGGCACGCCGGCCGAGCTTTTCGAGAAGCCGCGCCACACCTTCGTCGGCTATTTCATCGGTTCGCCGGGCATGAACGTGCTGCCGGCCGCCATCGACGGCAGCAGCATCAAGGTCGGGGAAGAGACGCTCGACCTCGGCTACAAGCCGGATATCGCCGCCGGCGCCAGGACGGAACTCGGCATCCGCCCGGAATTCATTTCGCTGTCGCGCGACGGCATGCCGGTCTCGATCAGCAAGGTTGAGGATATCGGCCGCCAGAAGATCGTGCGGGCGGAATTCGCCGGCAAGCCGATCGCCATCGTCGTGCCGGAGGATGGCGAGATTCCCGCCGACCCGCGCGTGACCTTCGACCCCGCCGCCATCAACATCTACGCCGATAGCTGGCGTGTCGGCAGGGAGGGCTGA